GCAAATAAAATTAGAACTAGCAATCATATTTTCATAATAACACCCCCTTTATTATCAAAAAATTCTGAAATAAAAACATAATAATTCACGTCTATTTCTTTCAATAAAAAACAAACTAAAATCTATATAATTAATTTTAAGATATATATTATTTAAAGTAAAACATTTTTTTACAAAATTAGATCTTTTTTTACATTTATTTTATGAAAATAAAGCTATAATATTGATATTACGATGAAATATAGCATACACATTGCAATTGAATTACATTATGTAATGAATTATTATTTTACTAATATAATAAATTTATATAAAATCTAATAATTTTTTTAATGAAGTATGAACTAATTGGAAGGTTTAAAAGAATAATCGGAAGATTTTGTGTATGAAAAGGATTTTTTGAATATTTTGTATGTCGATTTTAAAGAGAGATTATTATTGAATGGACTTTTACAAAATTTTATTGAAAGTGAAAGCCTTTTTGTCAATTGAAGTTTCATTTGTCGTTTGAGGTGTCCTTGACAAAATCAACAGGCTCATTTTGTCATAATTCTGTTCTCTATACATGGGAGAGAGTTTGAAGAAGTATCAGCGAAGAAAAAAGGAAGGCACCTAAACGTTGTTATATAGGGAGCTTCCTTTTTATCTTTTTTTAAAATGATTGATCAAGAAATTTAGTCGACTTTGCCATTCATGTTCGTTTTGAATAGGATATTCTGATCATAATTCTTCTTTACGTAACGACCAGTACTTGTGGGTTAGAGCCTACGGGAGACGTTCCGAAGATTGTAAAAGTGTCTAATTGGATAAATGTAGCTGTATTATCTCTTTCATTTGCAGTAACAATCCAATTGTCCCCTTGCGATAGGCCGATAAAACCAGATGAAAAACCGCTAACACTTAAATTGGTAATTAAACTCAGAGATTCAGTCGAACAATCAGTAGAAATTTCGTTTTGTATTTGAAAGACTCGATCGGTAATAGTCTCTGCAACATAGATTGTTGAGGTATTGCCAGTACCTTCCTCGACTTGGACAAACGTGGTGGGTAAAGGAGCACTATCTGGTTCTTGTGATAGAATGATATTTTGGATAAGACTAAGACCATCCGCACAATAGGAAGCAAATCCAGAAAAAAAATCAGGCGGAGATGATGGATCTGACCCCCATCCAATGTAGATGCAATTCCCGTCGATTGAAGCATCTATACTGCCCATGATTCCATTAGATATATTAGGGGAAATAGACGGTAGAGTAACGGATTGGTTAAAGCTATTTTCTGGTACATTGTACACATCAAATGAATTGGCTAATTCATATCCAATAATTAGTTTTGTTTCATTAGGTGTTAATTGTAGAAAAGATCCATCGGTTCGAGTGGTTGTTGCCGTAAAACTTACAGTTACAGTGTTACTCATTGTATCAATGACGGAAACGGTACTATCTGATTGGTTTAATACATACAACGTATCATCTAAACTCGTAAGGGCTAATGCAACAGGTTGAATGCCAACGGTAATTTGACCCTCTAAAGAATTCGTTGCTGTATCAATAACGGCTACAAACCCTGCTGGATCATCGGATTCTCCTTCACATACGTAGACTTTAGATTGATCGTTACTCACAACAATATTACGGTTGAATTGATAAAGGATGTTTAACTCAACGTTAATGTCACGTGAATCTTGAGTGGTAGTATCAATATAAGTGATCGATCGACCATTTCCAACATAAACAAAATCGTTCGCAAGCACCATGGCATTTGGATTCCCACTAATTAATTGAATGGTCTCTTGCTCAGGTATAATCGTGACGGTTCTTTCTCCTGTATTGCCAACGTAAGTACATGGTAGATCTGATGCTAATGAAATGTTAGTACGATTGAGTAAAACATTATCAACAATGACAGCCGTGGTATTGGCTGTACCTGTCTTTGAGATTTTTAATCTTGCGAAGGCAGCGTTTAGCGGAGCAGATGAGGTGTTTTCAGTTATGAATTTAAACGACCCTTCCTGTCCGTTTGGCAGTTGTCCCTCCTCTATTATTAGTTCCAATCCATTTTCTATAAACGTTAAGGTGCTGTCCAAATATTCTAATAAAATAAATACCATAGGGGAGGTTCCTTTTTGGCTTGCTGCTAATGAAATAAAGAGTTGATAGGATTCGTCTTGGATGACATTGACGAGTTGTTCAAGTGTTGCATCTTCAGTGCCACTTTTTAACACGGCGCTGTATTTTCCTTCTACAGTTGGACAGGGACTTTCAACGATACAAACATTGTCTCCCGTCCAGGGGGATAAAACGCCAAACTGGAAGCGGCCATTGATAATTAAGCTTTGAATGAGAGCCATGGTGATCTTCTCCTTTAAGAAGTATTTTAAAAAAATTAAAACTTTTTATTGTTAATCTTTTCAAACGTTTTCATTATATATTCACATAGGATCAGTGATGACTAATACTTCCGGTCCAGAACCTGTAGAATATTTATTAAATATATAGAAAGAGGTGAGTCTGATATAAGACGCTGTGTTATTCCCACTATTTGACGTAACTAGCCAGTTCGTATCTGGAGATAATGCGAGAAAACCAGAGTTAAACCCTCCAACAGTGAGGTTTGTAATTAAAGATAACGATTCAGTTGTTCGATTATCTTGTATTTGATAGACGCGATTGGAACCGCTCTCCCCAACATAAATGTTAATTGTATTAGAGCTGCTATCTTCCACTTGAACAAAGGTATTCGGCAGAGGTGGATTTGCCATGCTCCCTTGTAAAAACAGAATTATCTCTGATTTAAGACTGAGATCCGTTGCATCATAGGAGAAAAAAAAAGGAACTAGGATCACTGATAATAGATGAACTACCAGCCCCAATGTAGATAGAAGTTCCGTCTAATGAAGTTCCGATACTGCGCATGATTAATCCGAATTCTGGAAATTCAACTGATTGATTAAAAGTGTTATCGGGAATATTGTAAACCTCGAAACAAGAACCGTTATCATAACCGATAATGAGTTTTGAATCATCGGGTGTGACTTGTAAGAATGTTGCATTTACTCCGCCGATAGCTGTTGCAGTAAAGCTTGCTGTAACCGTATTGTCGTTCGTATCAATAACTGATACGGTATTCTCAGACTTATTGACAACATAAAGCGTTTCATCATCACTGGTTAAAGCTAATCCAACGGGTTCTATTCCTACTGTAACGAGGGCTTCTAATGTGTTAGAGGACGTATCAATAACAGCTACGATTCCTTCTGGATCATTTGATTCACCCGCACAGACATACAACTTTGATTGATCACTATTTGTGAGTATGTTTCGATTATAAACATACTGGATAAATAGTTCGAGAAAAGCAATGTCGGTTAATGTGTTTGTGGTGATATCAATAACCGAGATGGCACTACCATTGGCAACATAAACAAAATTTCCAATTAGTTGCATAGCCACGGGATTTCCACTAATTAGCTCAATTGTTTCTTCAGCATTTGGGATTACGCTTACACTTTCTTCTCCTGTGTTTCCAACATAAGAACATGGAATATTAAAGTCTAAAGCTGTTTCCACACGATTTAAGATGACATTATCCACAATGACTCCTGTAGTATTTTTAGACCCGATTTTTCGAATCTTCAGTCTCGCAAATGTGACATCTTGTGGAACAGTGGTAGTATCTTCAATAATCGTAGAAAAATTTCCGTCTTTTCCATTCGGTAGTTGCCCTTCCTCAACAACTAATTCTATTCCGTTTTCAACTACGGTAAAGTTGCTATTCAAATATTCTAAGTCGATTAATACAGAAGGAGAGGTTCCTTTTTGATTTGATGCAAGTGAAAGGATCAGTTGATACGATTCTCCTTGTATGACATTAACAAGTTGTTCGATACTTGCATCTTGAATGCCACTTTTTAGCGCAGCACTGTATTGTCCAGCAACTATCGGACATGGTGCATCTATAACACACGCATTTTCTCCCGTCCAAGGAGACAACTCACCTAATTGAAAACGACCATTGACAATTAAATTTTGAAAGAGTGTCATTAATTTTGCTCCTTTTTAGTTAGAGTTTAATTTTATCCCATACACATTTATTGAAGTAACAAATTATATTTTGCCATGTAGGGATTGAATTTGATTTATTCAAGTAACAACGAGGATTTGTGGACTAGAACCGACGGGTGAAGTGCCGAAAATAGAGAAAGAATCTAATGAAATGAAGGTAGCTGAGTTATTACCCGAGTTCGCTGTCACAATCCAATTCGTATCTTGGGATAAACCGATGAAGCCAGATTCAAAATCAGAAATATTGATCTCAGTTATTAAGGATAGTGGGTCAACTACTTGGTTGTTCTCTAAAATTTGATAAACGCTATTAGACCCGCTCTCTCCCACATATATACAGGAAGTATTTGTGCTGGTGCTTGCCACCTGTACAAAAGTATTTGGACAATTTGTTGTATTTCCACTGGATAATTGTAGTGATTGTTTTAAAATAAGTTGAGTTGGTTCATAGGCTAAAAATTCAGATCCTCCATTACTGTTCGCGCATCCAACATTGATTGAAAGTTCATCTAAAGAGATGCCAATACTTCGCATTTGCAGACCGGAATTTGGAAAAGAAATGGATTGATTAAAGGTGTTTTCAGGAATATTGAAGACATCAAATGAATTGGCCTCTTGATAACCGATAATGAGCTTCGAATCATCGGGTGTTACTTGGAGGAAAGTGGCATCTGTTCGAATTGTCGTAACTATAAAGCTTGCCGTAAAGGAATTGTCGTTTGTATCAATGACTGAAACGGTGCTGTCTGCCTGATTTAAAACATAAAGGGTATCATCGTTACTTGTTAAGGATAAGGCAATGGGCTCAATCCCAACGGTAATCTCTGCCTGAATTATATTTGTATTAATGTCAATTACGCCAACAAACCCCTGAGTATCAGTCGATTCCCCTTCACAAACATAGATTTTTGTTTCACTCTTATTGACTAACATGTTTCGATTAAAAGCATATTGAACACTTAACTCTAATGTCAGATCACTCCGTCTATTATCGGTGGTATCGATAATAGAGATTGCTCTGCCGTTCCCAACATAGATGTGATCATTCACGAGTACCATAGCCACGGGACTACCACTTATTAATTGTATAGTTTCGATTGAAGGAATTTCAGTAATTGTGCGTTCTCCCGTGTTGCCTACATAGGTATTCGGAATGTTAGTTCCTAGAGAGTCATTTACACGATTGAGTACGACATTATCGACTATGACAGCTGTTGTATTCACAGATCCCAATTTTGTTATTTTTAACCTTGCGAATGCCGCGTTTTGTGGAGCCGTAGAAGTGTTTTCTGTTATAAATTTAAACGATCCCCTCTGTCCGTTTGGAAGTTGCCCTTCTTCAATTATTAATTCTAATCCATTTTCAATAAAGGTTAAGGTATGATCTAAAAATTCTAAAATAATGGATACGAAAGGGGAGGTTCCTGACTGGTTTGCAGCTAATGAAATAAATAGCTGATACGATTCATCTTGAATCACATTGACTAGCTGCTCGATGCTTGCATCTTGAGTGCCACTTTTCAATGCGGCGCTATAAGTCCCTTCTACTGTCGGGCAGGGATTTTCAACAATACATGCATTGACTTCGGTCCATGGAGGTAACTCTCCTGATTGAAAGCGACCGTTGATGGTTAAGTTTTGAAATAGAGCCATGATCATCTTCTCCTTATTATGAGTGTATGAAAAAAAGTCGACCTTCTACTTCACTCAACGAAAGAATTAAGTGACAACTAAAACTTGGGGACTGGATCCTGTGGAATAGCTATTAAACAGATAAAAGGTAGATGAAGTTGAGGCTGTGACTAAATAAGAAGCCGAATTATCACCTTCGTTCGCTGTCACAATCCAATTGCTGTCTTTAGATAATGCAATGAACCCCGAGTTGAAGTCTTTGACGGATACGTTTGTAATAACTGTCAATGTTTGCGAAGAAAAATTATCTTGAATTTGCCAGACAAGATTAGTACCTGCTTCCCCAACATAAATAAAAGAAGTGTTGGAACTGCTGTCTGCGACTTGAACAAAAGTGTTAGGGCTAGCAGATGTATTCGATGATAATAAGAGGATTTGATTTAAACTAAGGTCATCTACTCCATAAGATAAAAATGCTACTCCTGAAGAACTTGAACACCCCATATAAACTCGAGAATCGTCTAAGGAGAGACCAATACTGCGCATTATTAAAGATGCAGGAAAGTCAATGAACTGATTAATTGTGTTTTCAGGAACATTGTATACAGCAAATCCAGGGATGCTTTCATAACCGATTATTAATTTTGAATTATCGGGTGTTAATTGTAAAAAAGAGGGATTTCCTAATAATGATGAAAAGCTTACGGTTGAAACATTGAGGCTTGTATCCACGACAGAAACTGTACTATCAGTTTTATTTAATACGTACAGTGTCTCTTCATTACTTGTTAGTGCTAACGCAACAGGCTCTAGTCCAACCGTAATTTGAGCTTCCCTAGAAGCTGTTGACGTATCAATTTTTCCTACTAACCCGAAGCTATCTGTAGATTGACCTGCACAAACATAAACAATGGATTCATCACTGTTCGTGAGAATATTACGATTGGCTTGATAGCTTATAAAAAAATCTAGTGGAATGTTTTCGCTAACTGTATTTGTTTCCGTATCAATGACAGAGATCGTGTTTCCATTGGCCACATAAACATTATTGTCGATAAGGACCATTGCAACAGGGTTTCCACTGATCAATTGAATTATAATAGATGAAGTTGGAACAATACTCACAGACTCTTCCCCCGTATTGCCAACATAGGCACTTGGAATATCAAACTGTAACTCAGTTTGTATTCGGTTAAGGACCACGTTATCTACAATCACCCCTGTTGAATGTAAGGATCCTTTCTTCGTAATGACAAGTTTGATAAAAGCAGCATCTTGAGGGACAGAGGTTGTATTTTCGACGATCGTATTAAACGTGCCATCTTTTCCATTTGGTAATTGACCTTCTTCTACAGTTAACGACAAGCCGTTTTCAATAAAATTAAAATTTAGATCTAAAAATTGTAAAATGATCGATACAGTAGGGGAGGTTCCTTTTTCGTTTGCTGCTAAAGAAATCGAAAAGGAATACGACTCATCTTTTACAACATTTATGAATTGTTCTAACGTTGCCTTTTCCTTTCCACTTTTCAAAGCAGCACTATACTGCCCTTCTACAGTAGGACATGGATGATCAATGGTACAAGCATTTTCACCAGTCCAAGGAGATAATTCCCCTCGTTGAAACCGGCCATTTACAATTAAATTTTGAATGAGTGCCATTTTACTTTCTCCTTTGTTTAATATATATTGACTCATTTTTTATTAATTTTTTTCCATTGCTAATATTCTATGAAAAAAGAGTGTGTTGGCTTGGACGAACGTCTATTTTGAAAAAATCATGTACTAAATATGCCATTGTCTTCATTGTGCAAGTGATCCCAAGCTTAAAGAATTATTCACGTCATCGCTAAACCTTATGTTTTATAATGGTTGTTCTATGAGAATTATATTTGAGGTGTTTGTGAACCTATCTTTTTAGTAGTTTTTTTAGGGGGCTTTATTAGGTTAAACTTTTATGTGTTCTCCATGCCTAATAGATATTTTCGCATTTTAGTGAGGAGTCGTTTATTTCTTAAAAATACCGTAGTGACAATTTAATGTTTCTTTCTGTCTGTATCCAACGGTAGTTAATGGTCTTTTTGATGACGTTTCATTCTTTTAATTATGCAACCTTTCTTCTTTATTGAATAGGATATATTAATGTTTATAGAAATGAGATTTATTGTCTTTCCATGGGTGTAGTGAGGGTATTATTCTCAGACCAAGCCTATTACACTCATTGTTATAAGGGGATTTTTGGTATAATGCAAGGTGCTCTCGTATTAATAAAGGGGAGTGAACTGTATGGCAATCATTCAAAACTTGATTAGAAATGGGGATTTTGCATTTGGGGAACTTGACCCTTGGATAGGGGAAAATGTCGATGTCATCTCATCCCCTTGTCCTTCGGTAGTGGACGGATTTAGTGCCCGCTTGAAAGGAGGGGAACAGAGGGCTTCTCTTTTTCAAAATTTCAATGTCATTTCAGGTGAGACCTATCAATTAACCTTGTCTATCGCGACAGCAAGGAAAGGAAGGTCACCACGAATTCAGATTCGAGTGGAATACCTTAACCGATTATTAGAAGTTGTTGGATTTGGTCTAGATGAATTGATCACTGAAGGTCAATTACCCAATGGGGCTAAAGGGGCATTTAATACCATACAATTGCTAACAACTGTTGTGCCAAAAGAGGCAAGGTTTGCACGTCTCCTTATTGAAAAACAAGGGTTAGCTTTTTCTCCAAGTGTCGTGATTGATAATGTTTCGATGAACCGAATTACATTAGAACTTACTTCTCTACCGAATACGTATGTAGGAAATACGGGTTCAGATACAACCTCGATTCTTTTTGAAGAAAGTTTAAGTACACTTACCGTTGGAATGACTCCGAATGCGATGAGTCGAGTTATCAATGGGGAAACGGAATTATTGTATATTGCTTTTGGAAATGAACAGTATGTTTCTGTTATTGATGTCACGACTCAGAAAGAATTGACAACCCTATCTATAAATGGAGACGTTACTTACTACTTTAATCGGAATATTACCGTAAGTCCAGATGGTTCGAGGGTATATGTTGCGTCAGAAACAGGATATGTGAATGTGATTGATACAAGTACGAATCAATTGATAGGTGTGGTTTCTGTAGGGCAGGTACCTCAGGCACTTGCTATCACAAACGATGGATCGTTCTTATATGTTGCTGTTGTTCGTGATGTTACAACTGGTAAAAATACAAACTATGTCTCTCGAATTGACACAACTAGTTTACTTATTACGGAAACATATACAGTGTCAAATGAATTTAACTCTGACCTTAATGAATCGCAGGCAGTGTTAGTCTTAATTGAAAATAAGGAACAATTTGTTATAAGTGGTGCAACTGAAAATAATGATGGTGAAGAAGGGTATGGAGCATTTTTAGTTGTTGATATTCAATCTGGAAACATTATTACTAGGGAAGTATTTAATTTTGCTTATTTTATTTATGATATAACCTTATCTTTGGATGGTCGTTTTATATATGTGACACTCCAAGGAGGTACAACAGAATATATCTTTTTGGTATTTGATACATCCAATTGGGAGCAAATAACGTCTTTTACGTTGAGAAATAGTAGTCAATTTTCTGATACTACTCCAGGACTTATCCGTCAAATAACGGAAGGTGAAGAAGAAGATCTCATTTTTGCCTCATACAAAGTTGATTCTACGGGTTATATATATGAAATTAGCCGTTGTGGGGATACATTTAATTCGGTGACCAACTTTTTTATTTCAAATTCAGGCGTTTTCTATTCAATATCATCTGATGGATCGACGATCGTTTTAGCCAATCAATCAAGTAATTCAGTGTCTTTTATTGAAACATCTACCTTAACTGAAGAGTTTACGTCGTTAAATACGGGAACAGGTCCACAAGTGCTTGTTGTGGATTGAACTACCTATATAGTTTTTCTAAAATAGTTGATCTCAAAAAAAGCAAGGTACTTTCGTATTAATAAAGGGGAGTGAACTGTATGGCAATCATTCAAAACTTGATTAGAAATGGGGATTTTGCATTTGGGGAACTTGACCCTTGGATAGGGGAAAATGTCGATGTCATCTCATCCCCTTGTCCTTCGGTAGTGGACGGATTTAGTGCCCGCTTGAATGGAGGGGAACAAAGGGCTTCTCTTTTTCAAAATTTCAATGTCATTTCAGGTGAGACCTATCAATTAACCTTGTCTATCGCGACAGCAAGGAAAGGAAGGTCACCACGAATTCAGATTCGAGTGGAATTCCTTAACCGATTATTAGAAGTTGTTGGATTTGGTCTAGATGAATTGATCACTGAAGGTCAATTACCGAATGGTGCCGAAGGGAAATTTAATACCATTCAATTACTAACAACCATAGTGCCAAAAGAGGCAAGGTTTGCACGTCTCCTTATTGAAAAACAAGGGTTAGCTTTTTCTCCAAGTGTCGTGATTGATAATGTTTCGATGAACCGAATTACATTAGAACTTACTTCTCTACCGAATACGTATGTAGGAAATACGGGTTCAGATACAACCTCTATTCTTTTTGAAGAAAGTTTAAGTACACTTACCGTTGGAATGACTCCAAATGCAATGGTTCGTGCATCCCATGGTGATACAGAATTATTGTATATTGCTTTTGGAAATGAAAACTATGTGTCGGTTATAGATGTTACAACTCAAGAAGAACTGACAACCATCTCTGTAAATGGAGACGTTACTTACTACTTTAATCGGAATATTGCCGTAAGTCCAGATGTTTCGAGGGTATATGTTGCGGGTGAAGGATCGGATACAGGATATGTAAATGTGATTGATACAAGTACAAATCAATTGATAGGGGTAGTGTCAGTAGGGGAGAAACCTCAGGCGCTGGCCATTACAAACGACGGTTCATTCTTATACGTTGCTATTGCTGTGACAAATAATAGACTTGGGGGGTTGTAATACAAACAATGTCTCTCAAATCGATACAAATAGTTTGACTATAACGGAAACATATAATGTGTCTAATGAATTTAATTGGATGAACTTCAATTCACAGGCATTGGTGGTCTTAACAGAAAATGAAGATCAATTTGTTGTAAGTGGTACGACTCAAGTTCAGCCGACTGGAGCATTGAGTGGAGTATTTTTAGTTGTTGATATTCAGACAGGAGATATTATTACTCAAATTACTATTAATAATGAAATAGCTGAACCGATCTATGATATAGTTTTATCGTTGGATGGTAATTATTTATATGTAACAACTGAAGAACCTCAATGTATATTTT
This portion of the Bacillus carboniphilus genome encodes:
- a CDS encoding NTTRR-F1 domain is translated as MALIQSLIINGRFQFGVLSPWTGDNVCIVESPCPTVEGKYSAVLKSGTEDATLEQLVNVIQDESYQLFISLAASQKGTSPMVFILLEYLDSTLTFIENGLELIIEEGQLPNGQEGSFKFITENTSSAPLNAAFARLKISKTGTANTTAVIVDNVLLNRTNISLASDLPCTYVGNTGERTVTIIPEQETIQLISGNPNAMVLANDFVYVGNGRSITYIDTTTQDSRDINVELNILYQFNRNIVVSNDQSKVYVCEGESDDPAGFVAVIDTATNSLEGQITVGIQPVALALTSLDDTLYVLNQSDSTVSVIDTMSNTVTVSFTATTTRTDGSFLQLTPNETKLIIGYELANSFDVYNVPENSFNQSVTLPSISPNISNGIMGSIDASIDGNCIYIGWGSDPSSPPDFFSGFASYCADGLSLIQNIILSQEPDSAPLPTTFVQVEEGTGNTSTIYVAETITDRVFQIQNEISTDCSTESLSLITNLSVSGFSSGFIGLSQGDNWIVTANERDNTATFIQLDTFTIFGTSPVGSNPQVLVVT
- a CDS encoding NTTRR-F1 domain → MTLFQNLIVNGRFQLGELSPWTGENACVIDAPCPIVAGQYSAALKSGIQDASIEQLVNVIQGESYQLILSLASNQKGTSPSVLIDLEYLNSNFTVVENGIELVVEEGQLPNGKDGNFSTIIEDTTTVPQDVTFARLKIRKIGSKNTTGVIVDNVILNRVETALDFNIPCSYVGNTGEESVSVIPNAEETIELISGNPVAMQLIGNFVYVANGSAISVIDITTNTLTDIAFLELFIQYVYNRNILTNSDQSKLYVCAGESNDPEGIVAVIDTSSNTLEALVTVGIEPVGLALTSDDETLYVVNKSENTVSVIDTNDNTVTASFTATAIGGVNATFLQVTPDDSKLIIGYDNGSCFEVYNIPDNTFNQSVEFPEFGLIMRSIGTSLDGTSIYIGAGSSSIISDPSSFFFLL
- a CDS encoding NTTRR-F1 domain, with amino-acid sequence MALFQNLTINGRFQSGELPPWTEVNACIVENPCPTVEGTYSAALKSGTQDASIEQLVNVIQDESYQLFISLAANQSGTSPFVSIILEFLDHTLTFIENGLELIIEEGQLPNGQRGSFKFITENTSTAPQNAAFARLKITKLGSVNTTAVIVDNVVLNRVNDSLGTNIPNTYVGNTGERTITEIPSIETIQLISGSPVAMVLVNDHIYVGNGRAISIIDTTDNRRSDLTLELSVQYAFNRNMLVNKSETKIYVCEGESTDTQGFVGVIDINTNIIQAEITVGIEPIALSLTSNDDTLYVLNQADSTVSVIDTNDNSFTASFIVTTIRTDATFLQVTPDDSKLIIGYQEANSFDVFNIPENTFNQSISFPNSGLQMRSIGISLDELSINVGCANSNGGSEFLAYEPTQLILKQSLQLSSGNTTNCPNTFVQVASTSTNTSCIYVGESGSNSVYQILENNQVVDPLSLITEINISDFESGFIGLSQDTNWIVTANSGNNSATFISLDSFSIFGTSPVGSSPQILVVT
- a CDS encoding NTTRR-F1 domain, with translation MALIQNLIVNGRFQRGELSPWTGENACTIDHPCPTVEGQYSAALKSGKEKATLEQFINVVKDESYSFSISLAANEKGTSPTVSIILQFLDLNFNFIENGLSLTVEEGQLPNGKDGTFNTIVENTTSVPQDAAFIKLVITKKGSLHSTGVIVDNVVLNRIQTELQFDIPSAYVGNTGEESVSIVPTSSIIIQLISGNPVAMVLIDNNVYVANGNTISVIDTETNTVSENIPLDFFISYQANRNILTNSDESIVYVCAGQSTDSFGLVGKIDTSTASREAQITVGLEPVALALTSNEETLYVLNKTDSTVSVVDTSLNVSTVSFSSLLGNPSFLQLTPDNSKLIIGYESIPGFAVYNVPENTINQFIDFPASLIMRSIGLSLDDSRVYMGCSSSSGVAFLSYGVDDLSLNQILLLSSNTSASPNTFVQVADSSSNTSFIYVGEAGTNLVWQIQDNFSSQTLTVITNVSVKDFNSGFIALSKDSNWIVTANEGDNSASYLVTASTSSTFYLFNSYSTGSSPQVLVVT
- a CDS encoding NTTRR-F1 domain, whose product is MAIIQNLIRNGDFAFGELDPWIGENVDVISSPCPSVVDGFSARLKGGEQRASLFQNFNVISGETYQLTLSIATARKGRSPRIQIRVEYLNRLLEVVGFGLDELITEGQLPNGAKGAFNTIQLLTTVVPKEARFARLLIEKQGLAFSPSVVIDNVSMNRITLELTSLPNTYVGNTGSDTTSILFEESLSTLTVGMTPNAMSRVINGETELLYIAFGNEQYVSVIDVTTQKELTTLSINGDVTYYFNRNITVSPDGSRVYVASETGYVNVIDTSTNQLIGVVSVGQVPQALAITNDGSFLYVAVVRDVTTGKNTNYVSRIDTTSLLITETYTVSNEFNSDLNESQAVLVLIENKEQFVISGATENNDGEEGYGAFLVVDIQSGNIITREVFNFAYFIYDITLSLDGRFIYVTLQGGTTEYIFLVFDTSNWEQITSFTLRNSSQFSDTTPGLIRQITEGEEEDLIFASYKVDSTGYIYEISRCGDTFNSVTNFFISNSGVFYSISSDGSTIVLANQSSNSVSFIETSTLTEEFTSLNTGTGPQVLVVD
- a CDS encoding NTTRR-F1 domain, producing MAIIQNLIRNGDFAFGELDPWIGENVDVISSPCPSVVDGFSARLNGGEQRASLFQNFNVISGETYQLTLSIATARKGRSPRIQIRVEFLNRLLEVVGFGLDELITEGQLPNGAEGKFNTIQLLTTIVPKEARFARLLIEKQGLAFSPSVVIDNVSMNRITLELTSLPNTYVGNTGSDTTSILFEESLSTLTVGMTPNAMVRASHGDTELLYIAFGNENYVSVIDVTTQEELTTISVNGDVTYYFNRNIAVSPDVSRVYVAGEGSDTGYVNVIDTSTNQLIGVVSVGEKPQALAITNDGSFLYVAIAVTNNRLGGL